From Solanum lycopersicum chromosome 8, SLM_r2.1, the proteins below share one genomic window:
- the LOC138337891 gene encoding uncharacterized protein codes for MKNHEARPTGAAPLPEANVVEARDQSEVKRDDHRGYNNARGRGKDKRRYTNRQGGGHNKRENIMSSQNNPSKSNCRRCGMKGHWKNECRTHEHFVRLYQNSFKKKGNKSGASSSNARAESHMTLKDDDKPGTSQKYDKDIEANLALKDDVFDGLGDITHMEVDDFFGDQI; via the coding sequence atgaaaaatcatgaagctCGTCCCACTGGAGCTGCTCCATTACCGGAGGCAAATGTGGTGGAAGCACGTGATCAATCTGAAGTAAAAAGAGATGATCATCGGGGCTATAATAATGCACGGGGACGTGGCAAAGATAAAAGACGATACACTAATCGTCAAGGTGGTGGTCATAATAAAAGGGAGAACATCATGAGTTCTCAAAATAACCCCTCAAAAAGTAATTGTCGTCGTTGTGGCATGAAAGGCCATTGGAAGAATGAATGTCGCACACATGAACATTTTGTAAGGCTCTATCAAAATTCctttaaaaagaaaggaaataaaagtggTGCTTCCTCTTCCAATGCTCGAGCTGAGTCACATATGACTCTTAAAGATGATGATAAGCCGGGAACatctcaaaaatatgataagGATATTGAAGCAAATTTGGCTTTAAAGGATGATGTTTTTGATGGCCTTGGTGACATTACTCATATGGAAGTTGATGACTTCTTTGGAGATCAAATCTGA
- the LOC138337892 gene encoding uncharacterized protein, which yields MMLLLAKFVALDISGKNYLSWVLDAEIHLAAKGLDAIITQGNEALSQDKAKAMIFLRHHLDEGLKIEYLTVKDPLELWTDLKGRYDHLKATMLPRARYEWMHLRFQDFKTVIEYNSAVFRITSQLKLCGETIKDEDMLEKTLTTFHASNVILQQQYREKGF from the exons atGATGTTGCTACTTGCAaag TTTGTGGCATTAGATATTTCTGGAAAGAATTATCTTTCATGGGTACTCGATGCTGAGATTCACTTGGCTGCTAAAGGTCTTGATGCCATTATTACTCAGGGAAATGAAGCATTGAGTCAAGATAAGGCGAAAGCTATGATTTTCCTTCGTCATCATCTTGATGAGGGCCTGAAAATTGAATATCTGACGGTAAAAGATCCACTTGAGTTGTGGACTGACTTAAAGGGGAGATATGACCACCTAAAGGCAACAATGTTGCCAAGAGCCCGTTATGAGTGGATGCATTTACGGTTTCAAGATTTTAAGACCGTAATTGAATACAACTCTGCTGTATTCAGGATAACCTCCCAGTTAAAATTATGTGGGGAgactataaaagatgaggacatgTTGGAAAAGACACTTACTACTTTCCATGCCTCAAATGTGATATTGCAACAACAATATCGTGAAAAGGGTTTTTAG
- the LOC138337893 gene encoding uncharacterized protein — protein sequence MVKNMIYPWLIIGDFNAILSPRDRQAGASVNENEIRDFADSVKTMGIHELQWKGSCYTWSNKQIGNARVLSRIDRAFGNDEWMDKWAHVILEYGNPGVSDHSTMQLVLHQSNQHVRASFKFFNIWIEHESFLGLVEQVWKKEKDRDPMKKVKEFKYISNQIGEARNELGDIQNQPCHQAKDELVAKEKELLKKLEKWSLIEENALRQKARAKWIKLGDANNKYFSLVIKERSHKKNIRSLMALDGRKLSEPQEIQEEFV from the exons ATggttaaaaatatgatatatccATGGCTCATAATTGGAGACTTTAATGCTATTTTATCTCCACGAGATAGACAAGCAGGAGCATCTGTGAATGAGAATGAGATAAGGGATTTTGCAGACAGTGTTAAAACTATGGGCATTCATGAATTACAGTGGAAAGGAAGTTGCTACACTTGGAGTAATAAGCAGATAGGTAATGCAAGAGTTTTAAGTAGGATTGATAGAGCCTTTGGGAATGATGAATGGATGGATAAGTGGGCACATGTCATATTAGAATATGGCAATCCAGGAGTATCAGATCATAGCACAATGCAGCTGGTGCTTCATCAAAGCAATCAACATGTAAGGGcaagttttaaattcttcaatATATGGATAGAACATGAATCATTCTTAGGCCTGGTGGAGCAAGTGTGGAAGAAGGAGAAAGATAGGGATCCAATGAAAAAGGT GAAAGAGTTCAAATATATCAGTAACCAGATTGGGGAAGCTAGAAATGAACTGGGTGACATTCAAAATCAGCCGTGTCATCAAGCAAAGGATGAGTTAGTTGCTAAAGAAAAAGAACTcttaaaaaaacttgaaaaatggtCCTTGATTGAAGAAAATGCTCTTAGACAAAAAGCTAGAGCAAAATGGATTAAGTTGGGGGATGCAAATAACAAATACTTTAGCTTAGTGATAAAGGAGAGAAGTCATAAGAAGAATATAAGGAGTTTGATGGCATTAGATGGAAGGAAGCTGTCAGAACCTCAAGAGATTCAAGAAGAGTTTGTCTAA